TTTGCTAATTCTAAGTATTTTAGGTGAATTTCTTGAACTTTTTCATTCAGTTGTGAAAACGTCAGGCTAGTGTTACTGATTATGTCATCAGCAAGCAAACACTTTTCTGTTCGAGGCATTTGACTGTTAATTATTGCGCGAATTTGTGTTTCGTTACTGTTGTCTCGTTTTACACTACGGGAAATTTGCGCGTCTTGTTCTATATCAATCAATAACGTGCGATCAGTATATTTATCCAAACCATTTTCAAATAATAGCGGTGCAGAAAGTACCACGTATTCACTTTGTGCGGCCGCCAGTTTGTCGAGTAATTGCTGCCTAATGAGTGGGTGCAATAAGCTGTTTAGCCATTGTTTTTCATCTTCATGTTGGAAGATTAACGATCTTAACGCACTTCGGTTTAGAGACTTATCTTTGTTGAGAATTGAGTGGCCAAAATGTGCCTCGATTTTATTTAACGCATCACTGCCTTTAGCCACTATTTCACGAGCAACAATATCGGCATCAATAATATCAATGCCATATTGGGCTAGCTGATCAGATACAGTGGTTTTTCCGCTTCCGATGCCGCCTGTTAAGCCGATAACTAATGCCGCCATTATAGTAGTAGGTCAAGGTACCATTGCCAGATAGCTTGCCCCCAGAATAAACATACCCAGCCGGCGACGGCAATGTATGGACCAAAAGGTATTGCTTGCTCACGCCCGTGGCCTTTAAAAAGCATTAATGCAATGCCAACGATAGCGCCAACGGCAGAAGACATCAAAATTAATAAGGGGAGTAATTGCCACCCCATCCATGCGCCAAATACTGCAATGAGCTTAAAGTCACCGTGTCCCATGCCTTCTTTACCCGTTATTAATTTAAACAACCAAAAAACGCTGTATAAGCTTAAGTAACCGGCAACTGCGCCAATAACCGCTTCATCTAAGGGAACAATCAAGCCGTTGATATTAATCAACAGTCCTAACCATAATAAAGGATAAGTGATTTGATCGGGCAGTAACATATGGTCAAAATCGATCATGGTTAGACATATTAGCCCCCATGTTAATAGTAATACGGCTAGTGTGCTCGCGGTAACACCAAAATGAACAGCTACAACGATGCTTAATAACGAGGTGGTTATTTCAATACTTGGATATCTTGCCGAAATTTTTTGTTTACATTGGCTGCATTTGCCGCGTAATACAAGCCAACTGATCACTGGGATATTTTCGTAAAAGCGTATTTTGTGCTGACAATGTGGGCAAGTGGATGCAGGGCTTGATAAAGTTATTGGTTGTTGTTCTTTTACAGGCTTAGTGCTGAGCTCGTCAGCTAAAAATTCTCTACACTCTTGGTACCAAGTTTGTTCTAACATTTTGGGTAAGCGGTAAATCACCACATTTAAAAAGCTACCAATTAATAAGCCTAAAATACCAACGGTAATGTAAAAGCTAACTGGGGAGGTGGAAAACAATAATTGAAAATTTTCTAACACAATGACACTGCCTTAATAAAATCTAGAGACAGTGTAAGCGAATGCTTTTGAAAAGAAAACTAACGAGTGACTACACCACTTGACCGATTTGGAAAATAGGTAAGTACATCGCGATAATTAAACCACCAATAACGACACCTAATACCGCCATGATCATTGGCTCGAGTAAACTGGTTAATGAATCTACCGCATCGTCTACTTGCTGTTCGTACACGGTAGCTACTTTTGCTAGCATATCATCAACGGCACCTGACTCTTCGCCAATCGCTACCATTTGAATCACCATGTCAGGAAAAATATTACAATTACGCATGGCTAAGTTCATCTGCATACCGGAAGAAACTTCTGCGCGGATATCTAAAATAGCGTCACGAAATACTGCATTGCCTGAGGCACCTGCGGCAGACTCTAACGCATCAGGTAAAGGTACACCGGCGGCAAATGTGGTTGATAATGTGCGTGCATAGCGAGCCACAGCTGCTTTTTGTAGTAAGTCACCAATGACTGGAATTTTTAAAATATTTTTATCAACGGTATCTCTAAATTTTAGGCTATTTCTATGGGCTCTTTTGAACAGAAAACCTGCCCCAAATAATATGCCTAAACCAATATACCAATAAGCCTGCATAAACTCTGATATACCTATCACCATAAGGGTAAAGGCAGGAAGTTCTGCACCAAAACTATCAAAAATTTCTTTAAAAACTGGCACAACAAAAATTAATAAGATAGATGTAACAACGGCGGCAACCACTAATACCGCAATAGGGTAGGTCATGGCTTTTTTAATTTTTGCTTTTAATGCTTCTGCTTTTTCTTTATAAGTCGCGATGCGGTCGTAAATGGTCTCTAGTGAGCCTGATTGTTCACCTGAATTAACAAGGTCGCAATACAAGTCATCGAAATAACGCGAGTGCTCTCTTAAACATTCTGAAAGCGGAATGCCCGACTGTAGCTTATGACCGACATCACCGAGTAATTTTTGCATTTTACCGTTGTTATGGCCTTTGCCTATCATCTCGATGGTTTGCACTAACGGTACGCCAGCGCCAAGCATTGTGGCAATTTGTCGAGTAACAACAGCAATATCGGCAGGTGTAATGGCCTTATCACCGCCTAAGCCAAATAGTGGTTTAGGTTTCTTTTTAACGCGGCCAGGAGTAATACCTTGTTTGCGAAGTTGTGCTTTAAGCTCCATCATATTAACAGCGGAAAGTTCGCCATTAACTTTTTTGCCTTTACGGTTTACGCCATGCCATATAAAGACATCTAACGCTTTAGGCGCGGCTACTTTTGCTTTTGTTGCTGACACTGCCATACACTATTCCTGCTATCGCTGAGTGTTGTTGCTATGAATTCGTTACACGGTTTACTTCTTCTAAACTGGTTACGCCTTGCATGGCTTTTTTCAACCCAGATTGCCGTAAATTGTTAAAGCCTTCTTTTTGACATTGTGCGGCAATATCTAAAGAATTACCACCTTCCATAATGATGCTGGATATACGCTCGTTAATGCGAATTACTTCATAAATACCCACACGGCCTTTATAGCCACCTGTGCACTGATCACAGCCGACAGGCTTAAACAAGGTAATATCATTTAGCTGTTCAGGGAGAAAGCCTTGATTTAGCAGCTCAGGCTCAGGGATATGTTCTTCTTCTTTACATTGTGTGCATAATCTTCTTGCTAAACGTTGTGCAATGATAATTGTGACAGAGCTCGCCACGTTATAAGAAGGAACGCCCATGTTTAATAGCCGAGTTAAAGTTTCTGCGGCAGAGTTCGTGTGTAACGTTGAAAGTACCAAATGGCCTGTTTGGGCCGCTTTTATGGCAATTTCTGCGGTTTCTAGATCTCGTATTTCACCCACCATGACTATGTCTGGATCTTGACGTAAAAATGAACGTAACGCACTAGGGAACGTTAACCCTGCTTTGGTATTTATTTGAACTTGGTTAATACCTTCTAAGTTAATTTCCACCGGATCTTCTGCAGTAGAAATATTACGCTCTGCGGTGTTGAGAATATTAAGGCCAGTATATAGTGAAACTGTTTTACCTGAACCCGTAGGCCCTGTGACTAATATCATGCCTTGTGGTTGTGCTAAGGCGTCCATGTATATTTGTTTTTGTTCAGGTTCATAGCCGAGCATATCTATGCCGAGCATGGCACTAGAAGAATCTAGAATACGCATTACTATTTTTTCGCCCCACATCGTAGGTAGGGTAGAAACACGAAAATCGATTGATTTTCTTTTTGATAATGCCAGCTTTATGCGACCATCTTGCGGTACACGTCGTTCTGCAATATCTAATTTAGACATTACTTTTAAACGAGCCGCCATGCGAGAAGACAATGCAATTGGCGGCTTGGCAACTTCAGTTAAAATACCATCAACCCGAAAACGAATACGATAAGATTTTTCATAGGGTTCGAAATGTAAATCAGATGCCCCTTTTTTGATGGCATCCAATAGTATTTTATTAATATACACGACAATAGGCGCATCTTCTTTATCGCCTGTTGCGGTATCTTCATCATCGTTGCGTTCTTCTTGAACATCGATACCCGATAATTCTTCGGTATCAATATCACTGATATCAAGCGCACCGCTTTCTTCTTCTAATACCTTTTCAATACAGTTGTGTAGTGCTTTTTCATCAACCAGTACTAATTCAGTGGTAAAGCCGGTATTAAATTGAATTTCTTCTAAAGCATCTAAATTTGTTGGATCTGAAATGGCAACATAAAGCACTTTTCCGCGTAAAAATAAGGGGAGGGCATTGTGTTTTCGAATGAGCTTTTCGTTACGAATACCTTCGGGAACAAGGCTGGTATCAAAATGTGCTAGATCAATTAATGGGTAACCAAAGCTTCTTGATAATATAGTGGCAATGTTTTGTGCGTTATAATGTTTATCTTCAACAAGAAAGCGTACAAAAGGTTTTGATTGTTGAATAAAATCTGCACTGATTTTCTCGACCATTTCAGTCGGCACTAAATCATGCTTAGACAAAGCAGACAAAACGCTTGATTGTTGATGCAGTCCTTTCATAACACCTTGGTTACATTAAATTTATATTATTATTCTACAGTGTAACGCATTTTTGTTCACAAACACAAAACAGGAAAAAATTTTTATGAGAAAATAGGATCTTTTAATAACTTTATTATCTTTTTAAGTAGCTAAGTGTTTGTTAGTTCAATATATTAACAAAGCCCTGAAGCAATACAACCACCTGTACCGTTTGTCCATAGTACTCTTCCGCCGGTTACATTGCCGATTAAAATGTAGGTATCGCCAGAAGTAATACCACCAATATTATCTGGTGTGACGGTAATGGTTATTTGCGTGGCATTACCTGAAAACGTTACCGTATCGACTAACGTTGTTGCTGACCATTCAGGTTTTTCAGGTAAAGTGCTGCAATCTGCTACCATATCGGTTTGCACGCAGATATCGATTAATTTTCGTGCAGGATCAGCAGCGGCAACAACTGTTGCAAAGCGTGCACGGTCAGAATAGGTTTGAAAGGCAGGAATAGCAATAGCGGCCAATATACCAATGATTGCAACCACAATCATTAATTCAATTAAGGTAAAACCGCTATT
The Thalassotalea hakodatensis genome window above contains:
- the coaE gene encoding dephospho-CoA kinase (Dephospho-CoA kinase (CoaE) performs the final step in coenzyme A biosynthesis.); translation: MAALVIGLTGGIGSGKTTVSDQLAQYGIDIIDADIVAREIVAKGSDALNKIEAHFGHSILNKDKSLNRSALRSLIFQHEDEKQWLNSLLHPLIRQQLLDKLAAAQSEYVVLSAPLLFENGLDKYTDRTLLIDIEQDAQISRSVKRDNSNETQIRAIINSQMPRTEKCLLADDIISNTSLTFSQLNEKVQEIHLKYLELAKN
- a CDS encoding prepilin peptidase, which translates into the protein MLENFQLLFSTSPVSFYITVGILGLLIGSFLNVVIYRLPKMLEQTWYQECREFLADELSTKPVKEQQPITLSSPASTCPHCQHKIRFYENIPVISWLVLRGKCSQCKQKISARYPSIEITTSLLSIVVAVHFGVTASTLAVLLLTWGLICLTMIDFDHMLLPDQITYPLLWLGLLININGLIVPLDEAVIGAVAGYLSLYSVFWLFKLITGKEGMGHGDFKLIAVFGAWMGWQLLPLLILMSSAVGAIVGIALMLFKGHGREQAIPFGPYIAVAGWVCLFWGQAIWQWYLDLLL
- a CDS encoding type II secretion system F family protein — its product is MAVSATKAKVAAPKALDVFIWHGVNRKGKKVNGELSAVNMMELKAQLRKQGITPGRVKKKPKPLFGLGGDKAITPADIAVVTRQIATMLGAGVPLVQTIEMIGKGHNNGKMQKLLGDVGHKLQSGIPLSECLREHSRYFDDLYCDLVNSGEQSGSLETIYDRIATYKEKAEALKAKIKKAMTYPIAVLVVAAVVTSILLIFVVPVFKEIFDSFGAELPAFTLMVIGISEFMQAYWYIGLGILFGAGFLFKRAHRNSLKFRDTVDKNILKIPVIGDLLQKAAVARYARTLSTTFAAGVPLPDALESAAGASGNAVFRDAILDIRAEVSSGMQMNLAMRNCNIFPDMVIQMVAIGEESGAVDDMLAKVATVYEQQVDDAVDSLTSLLEPMIMAVLGVVIGGLIIAMYLPIFQIGQVV
- the pilB gene encoding type IV-A pilus assembly ATPase PilB; translation: MKGLHQQSSVLSALSKHDLVPTEMVEKISADFIQQSKPFVRFLVEDKHYNAQNIATILSRSFGYPLIDLAHFDTSLVPEGIRNEKLIRKHNALPLFLRGKVLYVAISDPTNLDALEEIQFNTGFTTELVLVDEKALHNCIEKVLEEESGALDISDIDTEELSGIDVQEERNDDEDTATGDKEDAPIVVYINKILLDAIKKGASDLHFEPYEKSYRIRFRVDGILTEVAKPPIALSSRMAARLKVMSKLDIAERRVPQDGRIKLALSKRKSIDFRVSTLPTMWGEKIVMRILDSSSAMLGIDMLGYEPEQKQIYMDALAQPQGMILVTGPTGSGKTVSLYTGLNILNTAERNISTAEDPVEINLEGINQVQINTKAGLTFPSALRSFLRQDPDIVMVGEIRDLETAEIAIKAAQTGHLVLSTLHTNSAAETLTRLLNMGVPSYNVASSVTIIIAQRLARRLCTQCKEEEHIPEPELLNQGFLPEQLNDITLFKPVGCDQCTGGYKGRVGIYEVIRINERISSIIMEGGNSLDIAAQCQKEGFNNLRQSGLKKAMQGVTSLEEVNRVTNS
- a CDS encoding pilin, coding for MMKKLNSGFTLIELMIVVAIIGILAAIAIPAFQTYSDRARFATVVAAADPARKLIDICVQTDMVADCSTLPEKPEWSATTLVDTVTFSGNATQITITVTPDNIGGITSGDTYILIGNVTGGRVLWTNGTGGCIASGLC